A window of the Gossypium hirsutum isolate 1008001.06 chromosome A05, Gossypium_hirsutum_v2.1, whole genome shotgun sequence genome harbors these coding sequences:
- the LOC107961356 gene encoding auxin-responsive protein SAUR32, giving the protein MDHGNKSTGIKQIVRLKGMLQKWQTATFRSRPNSHNSQRNHGHGDVSGSINKVQTEKRYCDSDEDGCYSPEPAPDVPKGYFAVYVGPELRRFIIPTSYLSHPVFKILLQQAEEEFGYDHNGALTLPCEIETFKYLLKYIDQNQPKSHNVGGGSPVSEHVLICF; this is encoded by the coding sequence ATGGATCATGGCAACAAGTCGACGGGAATCAAGCAGATCGTTAGACTCAAAGGGATGCTTCAAAAATGGCAAACTGCGACATTTAGGTCTCGACCAAATTCCCACAACTCACAACGAAACCATGGCCACGGGGATGTGTCGGGATCAATCAACAAAGTTCAAACAGAAAAAAGGTATTGCGATTCCGACGAGGATGGATGCTACAGCCCTGAACCAGCACCTGATGTTCCAAAAGGATATTTCGCAGTGTATGTAGGGCCTGAGCTTCGAAGGTTCATCATCCCCACCAGCTACCTTAGCCACCCAGTTTTCAAAATACTGCTCCAACAAGCTGAGGAGGAATTCGGATATGATCACAATGGTGCCCTTACTCTCCCTTGTGAGATTGAGACCTTCAAATATCTCCTCAAATACATAGATCAAAACCAACCTAAGAGTCACAACGTTGGAGGAGGAAGCCCTGTTTCTGAACATGTCCTAATTTGTTTTTAG
- the LOC107961355 gene encoding auxin-responsive protein SAUR76, with protein MAKGRDKLTKLKSVLKKLNSFNNKQIRPTSSSVAASASDIDKDSSSANLHPVYVGKSRRRYVISSDIIKSPLFRELAEWSSGENDAVINVSCEVVLFEHLLWMLENADPQAESLEELVEFYAC; from the coding sequence aTGGCGAAAGGCCGCGACAAGCTAACGAAGCTTAAGTCAGTTCTCAAGAAGCTAAACTCATTCAACAACAAGCAAATCCGCCCTACGTCGAGCTCAGTAGCGGCGTCGGCTTCGGATATCGACAAGGATTCATCGTCGGCAAATCTCCACCCCGTCTACGTTGGAAAATCTCGGAGGCGATACGTTATTAGCTCCGACATTATCAAAAGCCCTTTGTTCCGTGAACTCGCGGAATGGTCGTCGGGCGAAAACGACGCCGTCATCAACGTGTCGTGCGAGGTTGTCTTGTTCGAACACTTGCTTTGGATGCTCGAAAATGCTGATCCTCAGGCTGAGTCCTTGGAAGAACTAGTGGAGTTTTACGCATGTTGA